In Erigeron canadensis isolate Cc75 chromosome 6, C_canadensis_v1, whole genome shotgun sequence, the following are encoded in one genomic region:
- the LOC122606320 gene encoding 7-deoxyloganetic acid glucosyltransferase-like: MSTTTPHVLLFPIPMQGPVNCTLKLAELLCISNISVTVLNTEHIQRNLLLHTNVVSRFSRYTNFRFEAISDGLPEDHPRSAERFMEMFEGMKNVTVPAFRDMMVSGCFSSKSECPVTVIIPDASFSFALDVAEEIGIPLIYFETVSPCALWTYLCLPKLIEAGEVPFNGDDLDVPVKNVPGTEAFLRRRDLPDFYRRDNLTNHTMQIIMKEAQYVPRAHGVIINTFEELDASILVHLRNVCPNTYCIGPLHTLFKSRLSIEPKLEIQDPQSIVSNSLWEENRTCLSWLDKQPPKSVIYVSVGSLAMMTVDQFFEIWHGLVNSGKPFLMVKRPGSIIGDYDDNQVPKVLMDETKKRGFFAEWVPQEEVLAHSAIVGFFTHSGWNSTLESIVEKVPMICLPFYVDQQVNSRFVSEIWKIGIDIKDTNDRVIIEKAVNNLINLKRNDFIKSLNALAKSAAESITKDGSSFMDLNRLINDIKSIS, from the exons atgtctaCTACTACTCCTCATGTGCTGCTATTTCCTATACCAATGCAAGGCCCTGTGAATTGTACACTAAAACTAGCAGAATTGCTTTGTATCTCAAACATCTCCGTAACTGTCCTAAACACCGAGCACATACAACGCAATCTCCTCCTTCACACCAACGTCGTGTCAAGGTTCAGTCGTTACACTAACTTCCGTTTCGAGGCTATCTCGGACGGGCTTCCTGAAGACCACCCTCGTTCAGCTGAACGGTTTATGGAAATGTTTGAAGGCATGAAAAATGTGACCGTACCAGCTTTTAGAGACATGATGGTTTCTGGATGTTTTAGTTCTAAGTCCGAGTGTCCGGTCACAGTCATAATACCGGATGCATCGTTCTCGTTTGCCCTTGATGTTGCCGAAGAGATTGGGATTCCTttgatatattttgaaactGTGAGTCCGTGTGCACTTTGGACTTATTTGTGCCTTCCTAAGCTGATTGAAGCTGGGGAAGTTCCTTTCAACG GTGATGACTTGGATGTCCCAGTAAAGAATGTTCCAGGCACAGAAGCGTTTCTAAGGCGTCGTGATCTTCCAGACTTTTATCGTCGTGATAACCTTACTAATCATACCATGCAAATCATAATGAAGGAAGCTCAATATGTACCTAGAGCTCATGGTGTCATTatcaacacctttgaagaactGGATGCATCCATACTTGTTCACTTGCGCAACGTTTGTCCAAACACTTACTGCATAGGCCCGTTACATACTTTGTTCAAGTCTCGTCTCTCTATCGAACCTAAACTAGAAATTCAAGATCCTCAATCCATTGTCTCAAATAGTCTATGGGAAGAAAACAGAACTTGTCTCTCCTGGCTTGACAAGCAACCCCCAAAATCAGTCATTTATGTTAGTGTTGGAAGCTTGGCCATGATGACTGTGGATCAGTTCTTTGAAATTTGGCATGGTTTAGTGAACAGTGGAAAGCCTTTCCTGATGGTTAAACGGCCTGGTTCCATCATTGGTGATTACGATGATAATCAAGTTCCAAAAGTTCTCATGGATGAAACTAAGAAGAGAGGATTTTTTGCTGAATGGGTTCCACAAGAGGAAGTCCTAGCCCATTCTGCAATTGTTGGGTTCTTCACTCACAGTGGATGGAACTCGACGTTGGAGAGCATAGTAGAGAAAGTACCAATGATCTGTTTGCCATTTTATGTGGATCAACAAGTAAACAGTCGGTTTGTGAGTGAGATATGGAAGATTGGAATCGACATAAAGGACACAAACGATAGAGTTATAATTGAAAAGGCAGTAAACAATCTTATTAACCTAAAGAGAAATGACTTTATCAAGTCATTAAACGCATTGGCAAAGTCAGCAGCTGAAAGTATTACAAAAGATGGATCTTCATTCATGGATTTGAACCGGCTCATCAACGACATCAAATCAATAAGCTGA
- the LOC122603653 gene encoding 18.1 kDa class I heat shock protein-like, producing MSIIPSFLSGRRSNVFDPFSLDIWDPFQGMSSALSNLPESSRETAAIANARIDWKETPEAHIFQADVPGLKKEEVKVEVEDGSVLQISGERSKESEEKNDKWHRVERSSGKFFRRFRLPENAKLDQVQATMENGVLTVTVPKAEEKKPEVKSIDISG from the coding sequence ATGTCGATCATTCCAAGCTTCTTAAGCGGCAGGAGGAGCAACGTGTTCGACCCATTCTCTCTTGACATATGGGACCCTTTCCAGGGCATGTCAAGCGCCCTCAGCAACCTCCCTGAATCCTCAAGGGAAACCGCAGCCATCGCAAACGCGAGAATCGACTGGAAAGAGACCCCCGAAGCTCATATTTTTCAGGCGGATGTACCCGGGCTGAAGAAGGAAGAAGTTAAGgtggaggttgaagatggaaGTGTGTTGCAGATTAGCGGTGAGAGGAGCAAGGAAAGTGAAGAGAAGAATGACAAGTGGCATCGGGTTGAAAGGAGCTCCGGCAAGTTTTTCAGGAGGTTCAGGTTGCCTGAAAATGCGAAATTGGACCAAGTGCAGGCTACCATGGAGAACGGTGTGCTGACGGTCACCGTGCCCAAGGCGGAAGAGAAGAAGCCGGAAGTGAAGTCTATTGATATATCCGGTTAA